From Flammeovirga agarivorans, a single genomic window includes:
- a CDS encoding lysozyme inhibitor LprI family protein: protein MRDKSFQLSIIFLIYSISVFGQESESNLFDCYDGSQTEMTICSLEEYQYYDSILNVKYKDLMNILNSRIKEYSEFDDDFELKQVISFKNLIIESQKSWIILRHKNEKIKELMYQGGSMCAMAMNMQLTHDTKKRIEFIDELIESENR, encoded by the coding sequence ATGAGGGATAAAAGTTTTCAATTAAGTATCATATTTTTGATTTACTCAATTTCTGTATTTGGACAAGAAAGTGAAAGTAATTTGTTCGACTGTTATGATGGTTCTCAAACTGAGATGACCATCTGCTCTCTTGAAGAATATCAATATTATGACAGTATTTTAAATGTGAAGTATAAAGATTTAATGAATATTTTGAACTCAAGGATAAAAGAATACTCTGAGTTTGACGATGACTTTGAACTCAAACAAGTGATATCATTTAAGAATTTGATAATAGAATCTCAGAAAAGTTGGATAATTCTTCGACACAAAAACGAAAAAATAAAAGAACTTATGTATCAAGGAGGCTCAATGTGCGCAATGGCTATGAATATGCAACTAACCCATGACACTAAAAAAAGAATTGAATTTATTGACGAGCTAATTGAATCAGAAAATCGGTAA